Proteins found in one Balneola sp. genomic segment:
- a CDS encoding DUF4956 domain-containing protein: protein MFDLFPDQPVFEYPTLVNVLYSLIWAFVLSSIIAITHKVTFTGPQYPRNFFQAIALGSIVAAMVMMAIGDSLARGLGAFGALAIIRFRTRIQDARNIIFIFAGLSVGLSIGVFGYTISFVGTMIFCTGALILHFSPFSTKAGDRGRVLIRITSLDVVSGIEKTLSKFCSEFNEVQIIHRSTGTVEVEYAIELKVDADKRELTNAIAEIEGVSRTRITVKDMLEEN, encoded by the coding sequence ATGTTTGACCTTTTTCCGGATCAACCGGTATTTGAATACCCTACTTTAGTTAACGTCCTTTATTCTTTGATTTGGGCTTTTGTTTTATCTTCGATTATTGCGATTACTCATAAAGTCACTTTCACAGGACCGCAATACCCTAGGAATTTCTTTCAGGCCATAGCTCTTGGCTCCATTGTAGCTGCTATGGTTATGATGGCCATTGGTGATAGTTTAGCTCGTGGTTTAGGTGCATTCGGTGCCCTTGCTATCATTCGATTCAGAACCCGAATACAGGATGCACGGAATATCATTTTTATTTTTGCTGGCCTTAGTGTTGGCCTTTCTATTGGCGTATTTGGATATACCATCTCATTTGTGGGAACCATGATTTTTTGCACCGGAGCGTTAATTCTACACTTTTCACCATTTAGCACAAAAGCAGGCGATCGCGGAAGGGTTTTAATTCGAATAACCAGTTTAGATGTTGTTTCCGGAATAGAAAAAACACTGTCAAAGTTTTGCTCAGAGTTTAATGAAGTTCAGATTATCCATAGATCAACAGGAACAGTTGAAGTTGAGTATGCTATCGAGTTAAAAGTTGATGCTGATAAACGCGAGCTAACCAATGCCATTGCAGAGATAGAAGGAGTATCGAGAACACGTATTACAGTTAAGGATATGCTGGAGGAGAACTGA
- a CDS encoding polyisoprenoid-binding protein has protein sequence MKLSQKLFTLLSLVALSFASVAMVNIQSTPWTVDKSHSSVNFEIRHFFSNVAGSFEDYSADVKFSPDNLGESSIDVSIAVASVNTKNERRDGHLQSGDFFEVETYPNITFTSDRIEATGDNNFVAYGTLTIKDVSKDFELPFTLLGVMDNPFREGTMVAGITSEFQLLRNDFGVGTGDWVSDTVIGNEVEVTLNLELNASK, from the coding sequence ATGAAACTTTCTCAAAAATTATTCACTCTACTTAGCCTTGTTGCTCTTTCTTTTGCTTCAGTAGCAATGGTTAACATACAGTCTACTCCATGGACGGTAGACAAATCTCATAGTTCTGTGAACTTCGAAATACGCCACTTCTTTTCTAATGTAGCTGGTTCATTTGAAGATTATAGTGCTGATGTAAAATTCTCTCCTGATAATCTGGGCGAAAGCAGCATTGATGTTAGTATTGCAGTTGCTAGTGTAAATACAAAAAATGAAAGAAGAGACGGTCACCTGCAATCAGGAGATTTCTTTGAAGTAGAAACATACCCGAATATTACCTTCACTAGCGACAGAATTGAAGCTACAGGTGATAACAACTTTGTAGCTTATGGAACTCTTACTATCAAGGATGTAAGCAAAGATTTTGAACTTCCCTTCACTTTATTAGGTGTAATGGACAATCCTTTTAGAGAAGGTACTATGGTTGCAGGTATCACTTCTGAATTTCAGTTGCTTCGCAACGATTTTGGTGTGGGAACCGGTGATTGGGTTTCTGACACTGTTATTGGAAATGAAGTGGAAGTAACGTTGAATTTAGAGCTGAACGCGTCTAAATAA
- a CDS encoding DNA-3-methyladenine glycosylase, translating into MKLPHTFYERDDVVQIAKELLGKVLCTNFDGQFTSGMIVETEAYNGRTDRACHSFIHGKTERTKVMFGEPGYAYVYLCYGIHHLFNVVTNRKGLADAVLIRGIEPIDGIDTILERRNKTKLVRAVGGGPGIASQALGITTNDYGTDLSGELIWIEDRGIAIKDSEIIASPRVGVDYAGEDAKLPWRFRVKDNGYTSPAS; encoded by the coding sequence CTGAAATTGCCCCATACTTTTTACGAGAGAGATGATGTAGTACAAATCGCAAAAGAGCTTCTTGGTAAAGTACTTTGCACAAACTTTGACGGGCAGTTTACTTCCGGAATGATTGTTGAGACGGAAGCCTATAATGGAAGGACTGATCGAGCATGTCACTCGTTTATTCATGGGAAAACCGAACGAACGAAAGTTATGTTTGGAGAACCTGGGTATGCCTATGTATATCTGTGTTACGGTATTCATCATCTTTTCAATGTGGTAACCAATAGAAAAGGATTAGCTGATGCCGTTCTCATACGCGGGATTGAACCGATAGATGGAATCGACACTATCCTTGAAAGAAGAAATAAGACAAAATTAGTTCGAGCGGTTGGAGGCGGTCCTGGTATAGCATCCCAGGCCCTGGGTATAACTACGAACGATTATGGAACCGACTTGTCAGGAGAATTAATCTGGATTGAGGATCGGGGAATAGCAATTAAAGATTCAGAAATAATAGCATCTCCTCGTGTCGGTGTTGATTATGCCGGAGAGGACGCGAAATTACCCTGGAGATTTCGTGTTAAAGACAATGGATACACTAGTCCTGCTTCATAA
- a CDS encoding YihY/virulence factor BrkB family protein encodes MQNIKDFWKKAFSLIGEKDIFFNASAITFNLFICAIPFILILISIIGYILSYDAAFNEIVRYGTELIPVFTYEPTETDIIEGEQTLRNILTPLVGARTIFGITGLIILILFTQGLLHSFKHVIFDVFDIKEKKHPVMDMVYNFLGFGVIGAVFVFFSVAISVISILDLSVIKVPYTEIEIRLPWIYDLLDFTLPIIFTFLLIFTIYRFVSERRISIRTSLVGAVFYTLLFTIAKILVSLYMSYAFSSYQYFYQGYAIFIVIGIWAFYTSLLFVISVILTRAFRETYLEEKDPYEENPYAALD; translated from the coding sequence GTGCAGAACATTAAGGACTTCTGGAAAAAGGCGTTTTCGTTGATCGGAGAAAAGGACATTTTTTTTAATGCTTCCGCTATCACGTTCAACCTGTTTATTTGTGCCATCCCCTTTATCCTCATCTTGATTTCAATTATCGGATATATCCTATCCTATGACGCTGCCTTTAACGAAATCGTACGATACGGAACAGAGTTAATTCCTGTGTTTACTTACGAACCTACCGAAACGGATATCATTGAAGGCGAACAAACACTACGAAATATTCTTACTCCGCTTGTGGGTGCTCGCACCATTTTTGGGATAACCGGTTTAATCATCCTTATCCTTTTTACCCAGGGACTACTGCACAGCTTTAAGCATGTAATCTTTGATGTATTTGATATCAAAGAGAAGAAGCACCCAGTAATGGATATGGTTTATAATTTCCTTGGATTTGGGGTAATTGGCGCCGTATTTGTCTTTTTTAGTGTAGCTATTTCAGTTATTTCCATTCTCGATCTAAGTGTAATCAAAGTACCCTACACTGAAATTGAGATTCGTTTGCCCTGGATTTATGACCTGCTAGATTTCACGCTCCCAATCATCTTCACCTTTTTATTGATTTTCACCATCTATCGTTTTGTGAGTGAACGCAGGATTTCAATCCGGACTTCCTTAGTAGGTGCTGTTTTTTATACGCTTCTTTTCACGATCGCTAAAATACTCGTCAGTCTTTACATGAGTTATGCTTTCTCCAGTTATCAGTACTTCTATCAGGGTTATGCAATTTTCATTGTGATAGGGATTTGGGCATTCTACACCTCTCTGCTTTTTGTGATATCAGTAATTCTAACCCGTGCTTTCCGGGAAACCTATCTCGAAGAAAAAGACCCATATGAAGAAAACCCCTACGCCGCATTGGATTGA
- the mutS gene encoding DNA mismatch repair protein MutS produces the protein MTARKQTPLMRQYNEIKEEHPGTILLFRVGDFYETFSDDAILVSKELGITLTKRNNGGDQTPLAGFPFHALDTYLPKLVKKGYKVAVCEQTEAPEEAKKAGRKIVEREVTEITTPGVTMSEKLLEHKRNNYIMSLFWTKDSLGVAFSDISTGEFGLSEIREQELDSLLAGIQPAEILVQTKKKNTLNGSFTPFNITYIDDWVYEGDYGYKLLTEHFNTHSLKGFGVEELNTAQVAAGSLLHYMQETQKAYLRHLRRLYAYESNEFMSLDPSTKRNLELTASLQEGGVEGTLISILDNTCTAMGGRLLRKWIMRPLKLLKPIHQRLDAVEELFKAHTIRSTLREELEQVGDLERLISRICVGRSNARDLVQVKLSLLQLPRIKSQFAAIDNPLLQDIGKRMRFLIDLQDRISQTIADEPPAGIRDGNMIREGFNAELDELRDIAKNGKSYIAKIKDQLSAETGITSLKIGYNKVFGYYIEVTNAHKDKVPETFIRKQTLVNAERYITPELKEIEEKILSAEDRSKSLEFELFEEIRLFTAEFADDIQQIAYALSQLDCIQSFAEVAFRNNYAKPEVRDSEKIDIKKGRHPVVEQSLPLGEPFIPNDIELDNSEQQIMIITGPNMAGKSIILRQTGLIVLLAQIGSFVPAESAHIGLVDKIFTRVGASDNLAAGESTFLVEMNEAANILNNATPRSLILLDEVGRGTSTFDGLSIAWSLAEYLHNQASVAAKTLFATHYHELNELEQMYDRVKNFNVQVKEHDGKVIFLRKLIRGGADHSYGIQVANMAGLPEVVINRAKEILGNLENHSLDITNKNGSIEQKATEGKKAAQHLSQNLEKQESIEQMSLFTTHIDPRLETLMNKLEATDPNRMTPIEALMLVNELKRVLGN, from the coding sequence ATGACCGCTCGCAAACAAACCCCATTAATGCGGCAATACAACGAAATTAAGGAAGAACACCCGGGGACTATTTTACTTTTCAGGGTTGGGGATTTTTACGAGACGTTTTCTGATGACGCTATTCTGGTAAGCAAAGAGCTGGGCATAACACTTACCAAAAGAAATAATGGGGGAGATCAAACCCCGCTTGCCGGTTTTCCCTTTCACGCTCTGGATACCTATCTGCCGAAGCTGGTAAAGAAAGGATATAAAGTTGCGGTTTGTGAGCAGACGGAGGCTCCCGAAGAAGCAAAAAAAGCCGGGCGAAAAATAGTAGAACGTGAAGTCACCGAAATCACTACTCCCGGTGTAACGATGTCGGAGAAGCTGCTTGAGCACAAGCGGAATAACTACATCATGTCTTTGTTTTGGACAAAGGATAGCCTAGGTGTGGCCTTTTCGGATATTTCTACCGGGGAGTTTGGGCTTAGCGAAATCCGGGAGCAGGAACTGGATAGCTTGCTTGCTGGCATTCAACCCGCTGAGATTTTAGTTCAAACTAAAAAGAAGAATACCCTGAATGGTAGTTTTACCCCTTTCAATATTACCTATATCGATGATTGGGTGTATGAAGGTGATTACGGGTATAAATTACTGACGGAGCATTTTAACACACATTCTCTAAAAGGTTTTGGAGTTGAAGAGCTAAATACGGCGCAAGTCGCAGCCGGCTCACTGCTGCACTATATGCAGGAAACCCAGAAGGCCTATTTGCGGCATCTTCGAAGACTGTATGCCTATGAGAGCAATGAGTTCATGTCTTTGGACCCATCTACCAAACGTAATCTTGAGCTTACAGCAAGTTTACAAGAGGGTGGGGTTGAAGGAACTCTCATTTCGATTCTCGATAATACTTGTACTGCCATGGGAGGTCGACTCCTGCGCAAGTGGATCATGCGCCCGCTGAAGCTTCTCAAACCAATTCATCAAAGGCTGGATGCGGTCGAGGAATTATTCAAAGCTCATACTATTCGAAGTACGCTTCGCGAGGAGTTGGAGCAAGTAGGCGATCTAGAGCGATTAATCTCAAGAATATGTGTAGGGCGTTCCAATGCAAGAGACCTTGTCCAGGTAAAGCTGTCTCTTCTTCAGTTACCGAGGATAAAGAGTCAGTTCGCTGCTATAGATAATCCATTGTTGCAGGATATTGGCAAAAGAATGCGGTTTTTGATTGATTTGCAGGATCGTATTAGTCAAACTATTGCAGATGAACCCCCCGCAGGTATCCGCGATGGGAATATGATTCGGGAAGGATTTAATGCAGAATTGGACGAGCTCAGGGATATCGCCAAGAATGGAAAATCCTATATCGCTAAAATTAAAGATCAGCTTTCAGCGGAAACAGGAATAACATCACTAAAAATTGGCTATAACAAGGTATTTGGGTATTACATTGAGGTGACCAATGCTCATAAAGACAAGGTACCTGAGACCTTCATCCGCAAGCAAACACTGGTAAATGCAGAGCGGTACATCACTCCCGAACTAAAAGAAATTGAAGAGAAAATTCTTTCTGCTGAAGATCGAAGTAAGAGCCTTGAGTTTGAGTTATTTGAAGAGATTAGATTGTTCACGGCTGAGTTTGCAGACGATATCCAGCAAATAGCTTATGCACTTTCTCAGCTCGATTGTATTCAAAGTTTTGCAGAAGTAGCCTTCCGGAATAATTATGCCAAACCTGAAGTAAGAGATTCAGAAAAGATCGATATCAAAAAAGGAAGGCATCCTGTAGTGGAGCAATCCTTACCCCTTGGTGAACCTTTTATTCCAAATGATATTGAGCTCGATAATTCGGAACAGCAGATTATGATTATTACCGGGCCTAACATGGCTGGTAAGAGTATCATACTCAGGCAGACTGGGCTGATCGTTTTACTTGCTCAAATAGGAAGTTTTGTCCCGGCCGAATCAGCTCATATTGGTTTGGTTGATAAGATTTTCACAAGGGTTGGCGCCTCTGATAACCTGGCTGCTGGTGAAAGTACCTTTCTTGTTGAGATGAATGAAGCTGCCAATATTCTAAACAATGCTACTCCAAGATCGCTCATTTTATTAGATGAAGTTGGGCGCGGAACCAGCACATTTGACGGGTTGAGTATTGCTTGGTCGCTGGCAGAGTATCTTCATAACCAGGCATCAGTAGCAGCAAAGACTTTATTTGCTACGCATTACCACGAGTTGAATGAGCTTGAGCAAATGTACGACCGTGTTAAGAATTTTAACGTGCAGGTGAAAGAGCATGACGGGAAAGTGATCTTTCTTAGGAAACTTATTCGAGGAGGAGCCGATCATAGCTATGGCATCCAGGTGGCAAATATGGCAGGTTTACCGGAGGTAGTGATAAATCGAGCGAAAGAAATTTTGGGGAACCTCGAAAATCATAGCCTGGATATCACGAACAAAAACGGAAGTATTGAGCAAAAAGCCACTGAAGGAAAAAAGGCTGCTCAACATCTTTCTCAGAATTTGGAGAAGCAGGAGTCTATTGAGCAGATGAGTTTATTTACTACTCATATCGATCCTCGATTGGAAACACTCATGAATAAACTTGAAGCTACCGATCCAAACCGAATGACTCCCATAGAAGCATTAATGCTGGTTAACGAACTTAAAAGGGTATTGGGTAATTAA
- a CDS encoding endonuclease domain-containing protein yields the protein MPRRIIIPYNPRLKELARKLRNNPTKAETILWKSLKGKQCFGYDFHRQKPLGNFIVDFFCQELMLVIEVDGVSHNLKDVRARDQEKESFLKGLGISVLRFQDNDIYPENRDALMEIERYVLSYEQNYGTKN from the coding sequence ATGCCTAGAAGAATAATTATACCATATAACCCGCGACTCAAAGAACTAGCCAGAAAACTTCGCAATAATCCAACTAAAGCCGAAACCATTTTATGGAAGTCACTCAAAGGCAAACAATGTTTTGGATATGATTTCCATCGACAAAAGCCATTGGGCAATTTCATCGTTGATTTCTTTTGTCAGGAGTTAATGTTGGTAATAGAGGTAGATGGAGTTTCTCACAATCTGAAAGATGTCAGAGCTAGAGATCAAGAAAAGGAAAGCTTCCTAAAAGGATTAGGCATATCTGTTTTAAGATTTCAAGATAATGATATTTACCCTGAAAACAGGGATGCTTTGATGGAAATAGAACGCTATGTTCTGAGCTATGAGCAAAATTATGGTACTAAGAATTAA
- a CDS encoding GntR family transcriptional regulator — protein MKTSAKHIADRIRLMISTKQFQVGEVLPSTRELGQQLGASFHTVRKAYHILAKEGLITGEQGRGFIVNRQTSLMDKEARLEVGGEKVQALIEELVGYGLDEAEIELLFQEQLDFMEWPNRIQSCASVGENEELASMLASAIKKQIGVKSKVLDVDQYESAATFDALFVPIHLMHKYKSLSESIMIIPIIYGYDPEVLLSVVDRFGIQTIGLVTAEEETIPKILSQLKNTIPFEGSFVAGSIYGKSLPLFVRETDLILYTPDSARLVEQKVPQKSRIRLEYTLSDRSAEMIRSELWDQ, from the coding sequence ATGAAAACCTCTGCCAAACATATCGCGGACCGTATTCGGTTGATGATCTCAACCAAGCAGTTTCAGGTTGGAGAGGTACTCCCATCTACCAGGGAGTTGGGTCAGCAATTGGGAGCCAGCTTTCATACCGTTCGAAAGGCTTATCATATCTTAGCGAAGGAGGGGTTAATCACGGGGGAGCAGGGAAGGGGATTTATTGTGAATCGCCAAACCTCGCTTATGGATAAGGAGGCCCGTCTTGAGGTTGGTGGAGAGAAAGTACAGGCGCTTATTGAAGAATTAGTAGGCTACGGTCTGGATGAAGCTGAAATAGAACTTCTATTCCAGGAACAACTCGACTTTATGGAATGGCCTAACCGGATTCAATCGTGCGCAAGTGTAGGAGAAAACGAGGAGCTGGCAAGTATGCTGGCCAGTGCTATCAAAAAACAGATAGGTGTAAAAAGTAAGGTACTTGATGTAGATCAGTATGAAAGTGCTGCGACTTTTGATGCTCTTTTTGTGCCTATTCACTTGATGCACAAATATAAGTCCTTAAGCGAATCGATCATGATTATTCCTATTATTTATGGCTATGATCCCGAGGTACTGCTCTCAGTAGTTGATCGCTTTGGCATTCAAACTATTGGACTGGTTACAGCTGAAGAGGAAACAATCCCTAAGATTTTAAGCCAGTTAAAGAATACAATCCCTTTTGAGGGATCTTTTGTAGCCGGAAGTATTTATGGGAAATCTCTTCCACTGTTTGTCCGTGAGACAGATTTGATTCTTTATACCCCGGATAGCGCCCGGCTAGTTGAACAGAAAGTGCCACAGAAAAGCCGGATTAGACTGGAATATACATTAAGTGATCGAAGCGCCGAGATGATCCGCTCTGAACTTTGGGATCAGTAA
- a CDS encoding OsmC family peroxiredoxin: MIINLNWLGTDLHFEAGNETNGNIRIDGTNRIGGLEGGLSPMQLLLAGAAGCSAIDVLSILGKQKQVVESLYVEVDGDKQKTDGGYSEFKTIHMQYTLSGDLDPAKVKRALDLSVTKYCSVSKALEKVSEITYGFEIE, from the coding sequence ATGATCATCAATTTAAACTGGCTAGGAACAGACCTACACTTTGAAGCAGGAAATGAAACCAATGGTAATATCCGTATTGACGGTACCAACAGGATAGGTGGATTGGAAGGTGGATTAAGTCCCATGCAACTACTTCTAGCGGGAGCCGCAGGCTGTAGCGCCATCGATGTACTATCTATTCTTGGAAAGCAAAAGCAGGTTGTTGAAAGTCTTTATGTGGAAGTAGATGGGGATAAGCAGAAAACCGACGGTGGATATTCCGAGTTTAAGACGATTCATATGCAGTACACCCTGTCCGGTGATTTAGACCCGGCCAAAGTAAAGCGAGCTCTCGATCTTTCAGTTACTAAATACTGTTCTGTCTCAAAAGCGTTGGAGAAGGTTTCTGAAATCACCTATGGTTTTGAGATAGAATAA